From the Nymphalis io chromosome 1, ilAglIoxx1.1, whole genome shotgun sequence genome, one window contains:
- the LOC126773214 gene encoding glutaminase liver isoform, mitochondrial isoform X3, with translation MNLSPPSAVMNSRQLRRLAAISRPLYEHPTACICYRHYSQVRPVYVIERPKWRNSAPSFYAAQSIDMRVREGSHKNADDVLFDMFKNEDTGLLPVGKFLAALRTTGIRKNDPRVKEVMHNLYKVHKDSNFEGGSPETLKLDRKSFKEVISPNIVLITRAFRSQFVIPDFQDFIKDIEEMYWSAKSNTDGKVASYIPQLARASSENWAVSVCTIDGQRFSIGDVNVPFTLQSCSKPLTYAMALETLGPDVVHKYVGTEPSGRNFNELVLDYNMKPHNPMINAGAILVCSLLKTLDKPEMTLAEKFDYVMSFFSRLAGNEALGFNNAVFLSEREAADRNYALGFYMREHKCYPEKTNLRECMDFYFQCCSMEASCDIVSIMAATLANGGICPITDEKVLRPDSVRNVLSLMHSCGMYDYSGQFAFKVGLPAKSGVSGAMLIVVPNVMGICTWSPPLDPLGNSCRGLQFCDEMIERFNFHKYDNIRYASHKKDPRRYKFESTGLSIVNLLFSAASGDLSALRRHHLSGMDMTLSDYDGRTALHLAAAEGHLSCVDFLLAQCGVPHDPQDRWGSRPLNEAETFNHSAVVQYLKEWEYAHPENKQLEQKPDTVDQILEAKPDADDAVKDPSIQEIVSRNGDKVL, from the exons ATGAATTTGag CCCGCCGTCCGCCGTTATGAATAGCCGTCAGCTTCGTAGGCTCGCTGCCATCAGCCGACCCCTTTACGAACATCCAACAGCATGCATCTGCTATCGACATTACAGTCAAGTGAGGCCCGTATATGTTATAGAAAGACCT aAGTGGCGTAATTCAGCTCCGAGCTTCTACGCCGCTCAGTCTATCGATATGAG AGTACGAGAAGGATCACACAAAAATGCGGATGATGTTCTCTTTgatatgtttaaaaatgaagACACAGGCTTACTTCCTGTAGGGAAATTTTTGGCG GCCTTAAGAACAACTGGTATAAGAAAAAATGATCCTAGAGTTAAAGAAGTAATGCACAATTTGTACAAAGTACACAAAGATTCAAACTTCGAAGGTGGATCACCAGAAACATTGAAACTTGATAGAAAATCATTTAAAGAAGTCATTTCACCAAACATCGTCCTGATTACCAGAGCATTTCGTAGTCAGTTTGTTATTCCGGATTTTCAAGATTTTATTAAAGACATCGAAGAAATGTATTGGTCGGCCAAAAGCAATACGGACGGCAAAGTTGCCAGCTATATTCCACAGTTGGCTAGAGCAAGTTCAGAAAATTGGGCTGTGAGTGTTTGTACTATCGACGGTCAACGCTTTTCCATTG GTGATGTGAATGTTCCATTCACTCTCCAGTCTTGCAGCAAGCCACTGACTTATGCGATGGCACTCGAGACCCTAGGGCCTGACGTAGTGCATAAGTACGTTGGCACAGAGCCTAGCGGACGTAACTTCAACGAACTCGTCTTAGATTACAACA tgaAACCTCACAACCCTATGATCAATGCTGGTGCAATCTTAGTTTGCTCCTTATTGAAGACGTTGGATAAACCAGAAATGACACTAGCTGAAAAGTTCGATTATGTGATGTCATTCTTTAGTCGCCTCGCCGGTAATGAAGCATTGGGTTTCAACAATGCGGTATTTTTATCTGAACGCGAAGCTGCGGACAGGAATTATGCACTAGGATTTTACATGCGTGAGCATAAATGCTATCCGGAAAAAACTAACTTACGAGAATGTATGGACTTTTACTTTCag TGTTGTTCGATGGAGGCCAGTTGTGATATAGTGTCCATTATGGCAGCTACTTTAGCTAACGGGGGTATTTGTCCAATAACCGATGAAAAAGTACTTCGTCCAGATTCCGTGCGCAACGTTTTATCTTTGATGCACAGTTGTGGAATGTATGACTATTCTGGCCAATTTGCGTTTAAAGTAGGACTACCAGCGAAATCAGGAGTATCTGGAGCTATGCTTATCGTGGTTCCTAATGTTATGGGTATTTGCACGTGGTCTCCACCTTTGGACCCTCTCGGAAATAGTTGCAGAGGTCTACAATTTTGCGAC GAAATGATCGAGCGATTCAATTTCcataaatatgacaatattcGTTATGCTAGCCATAAAAAGGATCCCCGTCGTTATAAATTCGAATCCACTGGTCTCAGTATTGTTAATCTTTTGTTTTCGGCAGCAAGTGGAGATTTAAGTGCTCTTCGCAG ACATCATCTATCAGGTATGGACATGACTCTATCGGATTACGACGGTCGTACAGCTTTACATCTTGCAGCGGCGGAAGGACATCTATCTTGTGTAGACTTTTTACTTGCACAATGCGGTGTACCACACGATCCACAAGATCGCTGGGGAAGTCGACCACTCAACGAGGCTGAGACTTTCAATCATTCCGCTGTTGTCCAGTATTTAAAGGAGTGGGAGTATGCTCATCCAGAAAACAAGCAACTTGAACAAAAGCCCGACACGGTAGATCAGATACTCGAAGCGAAACCAGACGCAGACGATGCTGTAAAAGATCCAAGCATTCAAGAAATAGTATCTAGAAATGGTGACAAAGTTCTGTAA